The following are from one region of the Noviherbaspirillum sedimenti genome:
- the nrdR gene encoding transcriptional regulator NrdR translates to MKCPFCQHEDTQVLDTRVSEEGDSIRRRRRCVHCDKRFTTYERIELAMPVIVKKNGSRTEFDPTKLRASFMLALRKRPVSAEAIDAAIHRIEEKLRSSGEREVMSGRIGELVMHELKRMDKIAYIRFASVYKSFEDVTEFQDAIAEVGQERKPAGK, encoded by the coding sequence ATGAAATGTCCCTTTTGTCAGCACGAAGATACGCAAGTCCTTGATACGCGGGTATCGGAAGAGGGTGATTCAATTCGCCGCCGCCGTCGCTGCGTGCACTGCGACAAGCGCTTTACCACTTACGAGCGTATCGAGCTGGCGATGCCTGTGATCGTCAAGAAAAATGGCAGTCGCACCGAATTTGACCCAACCAAATTGCGCGCCAGTTTCATGCTGGCGCTGCGCAAGCGGCCGGTTTCTGCCGAAGCGATTGATGCCGCCATACACAGGATCGAAGAAAAGCTGCGCTCCAGTGGCGAGCGCGAAGTCATGTCTGGCCGCATCGGCGAACTGGTGATGCACGAGCTGAAGCGCATGGACAAGATTGCCTATATCCGCTTTGCCTCGGTTTACAAGAGTTTTGAGGATGTAACCGAATTCCAGGATGCGATCGCCGAGGTTGGTCAGGAGCGCAAGCCGGCAGGCAAATAA
- the glyA gene encoding serine hydroxymethyltransferase yields the protein MFAKDHTLAKVDPELWSAIQQENTRQQDHIELIASENYTSPAVMEAQGSQLTNKYAEGYPGKRYYGGCEYVDVVETLAINRLKQLFGAEAANVQPNSGSQANQGVFFAMLKPGDTIMGMSLAEGGHLTHGMALNMSGKWFNVVSYGLNDKEEIDYEAMERLAREHKPKLIIAGASAYALRIDFERFSKIAKEVGAYFMVDMAHYAGLIAAGVYPNPVPYADFVTSTTHKSLRGPRGGVILMKAEFEKAINSAIFPGIQGGPLMHVIAGKAVAFQEALTPEFKAYQQQVVKNADALAKALIERGLRIVSGRTESHVMLVDLRAKGLTGKEAEAILGAAHITCNKNGIPNDPQKPFVTSGIRLGSPAMTTRGFTEAEATKVGHLIADVLDNPQDAATIERVKAEVKKLTDAFPVYAK from the coding sequence ATGTTCGCAAAAGACCACACCCTTGCCAAGGTCGACCCGGAACTTTGGTCCGCCATCCAGCAGGAAAACACCCGCCAGCAAGACCATATCGAACTGATCGCTTCGGAGAACTATACATCGCCCGCGGTGATGGAAGCCCAGGGTTCGCAGTTGACCAATAAATACGCCGAAGGCTATCCCGGCAAGCGCTACTATGGTGGCTGCGAGTATGTCGATGTTGTCGAAACCCTGGCGATCAATCGCCTGAAACAATTGTTCGGCGCTGAAGCCGCCAACGTGCAGCCCAATTCCGGCTCGCAAGCCAACCAGGGCGTATTCTTCGCCATGCTAAAACCTGGCGACACCATCATGGGCATGTCGCTGGCCGAAGGCGGCCACCTGACCCATGGCATGGCGCTGAACATGTCCGGCAAATGGTTCAATGTCGTTTCATACGGCCTGAACGACAAGGAAGAAATTGATTACGAAGCCATGGAACGCCTGGCGCGCGAGCACAAGCCCAAGCTGATCATCGCCGGCGCATCTGCTTATGCGCTGCGCATCGATTTCGAACGTTTCTCGAAAATCGCCAAGGAAGTTGGTGCCTACTTCATGGTCGATATGGCGCACTACGCCGGCCTGATCGCCGCCGGTGTCTATCCGAATCCGGTGCCGTACGCCGACTTTGTTACTTCGACCACGCACAAATCCCTGCGCGGTCCGCGCGGTGGCGTGATCCTGATGAAGGCAGAATTCGAAAAAGCCATCAACTCGGCAATTTTCCCCGGCATCCAGGGCGGCCCGCTGATGCACGTCATTGCCGGCAAGGCGGTGGCATTCCAGGAAGCGCTGACGCCGGAATTCAAGGCTTACCAGCAGCAAGTCGTGAAGAACGCCGATGCACTCGCCAAGGCGCTGATCGAGCGTGGCTTGCGTATCGTCTCCGGCCGCACCGAGTCCCACGTGATGCTGGTCGATCTGCGTGCAAAGGGGCTGACCGGCAAGGAAGCTGAAGCTATTCTGGGTGCGGCGCACATCACCTGCAACAAGAACGGCATCCCGAATGACCCGCAGAAGCCATTCGTGACGTCTGGCATTCGCCTTGGTAGCCCGGCCATGACCACGCGCGGTTTCACGGAAGCTGAAGCGACCAAGGTTGGTCACTTGATCGCCGATGTGCTGGATAACCCGCAGGATGCCGCGACCATTGAACGAGTCAAGGCCGAAGTCAAGAAACTGACTGACGCCTTCCCGGTCTACGCGAAGTAA
- a CDS encoding SDR family NAD(P)-dependent oxidoreductase — MIVFITGATSGFGEEMARKFVQHGHKVIATGRRRDRLDALAAELGTAVLPIAMDVTSKASIVETLAALPDEWRPIDVLINNAGLALGVESAHQAALDEWETMIETNCKGLVTMTRLLLPEMVARRSGTIINIGSIAGTYPYPGGNVYGATKAFVDQFTRNLRADLAGTGVRATNIAPGLAGGTEFSNVRFRGDDTAAAKVYEGTAPLTAADVAEAAFWVASLPAHVNINHIEMMPTCQGFSPFAIKRDLLASQ, encoded by the coding sequence ATGATTGTCTTCATTACAGGTGCCACGTCCGGTTTTGGCGAGGAAATGGCACGCAAGTTTGTACAGCATGGCCACAAGGTGATTGCCACCGGCCGCCGCCGCGACCGGCTCGATGCCCTGGCCGCGGAATTGGGAACGGCGGTTCTGCCGATTGCCATGGATGTCACCAGCAAGGCCTCGATCGTCGAGACGCTGGCTGCCCTGCCTGACGAATGGCGCCCGATCGATGTCCTGATCAACAATGCCGGCCTGGCACTGGGCGTTGAGTCGGCGCATCAAGCCGCGCTGGACGAGTGGGAAACCATGATCGAGACGAACTGCAAGGGTCTCGTCACCATGACGCGCCTGCTGCTGCCAGAGATGGTGGCGCGCAGAAGTGGCACCATCATCAATATCGGTTCGATCGCCGGCACCTACCCTTACCCGGGTGGCAATGTGTATGGCGCAACCAAAGCTTTTGTCGATCAGTTCACCCGGAATTTGCGCGCGGATCTGGCCGGCACCGGCGTACGTGCGACCAATATTGCGCCCGGTCTGGCGGGCGGCACTGAGTTTTCCAATGTGCGCTTCCGCGGCGATGACACGGCGGCGGCGAAAGTGTATGAAGGCACCGCGCCGCTCACTGCAGCCGATGTGGCCGAAGCTGCGTTCTGGGTTGCCAGCCTGCCGGCACATGTGAATATCAATCATATCGAGATGATGCCGACATGCCAGGGCTTTTCTCCTTTCGCCATCAAGCGCGACTTGCTGGCTTCACAATGA
- the ybgC gene encoding tol-pal system-associated acyl-CoA thioesterase, giving the protein MNSDEAFSWPIRVYYEDTDAGGIVFYANYLKFFERARTEWLRALGYSQHVLADNLGLLFVVKKASIEYHAPAKLDDELKLVVVVERVGGASLQIRQEAWRLQAEHATLLAEGLVTIVCVGKANLRPCAIPDSMRLKLNNAE; this is encoded by the coding sequence ATGAACTCCGACGAAGCATTTAGCTGGCCCATCCGTGTGTATTACGAAGACACGGATGCGGGCGGGATTGTTTTTTATGCAAACTACCTGAAGTTCTTCGAGCGTGCACGTACCGAATGGCTGCGGGCACTTGGCTACAGTCAGCATGTGCTGGCGGATAATCTTGGCTTGCTTTTCGTCGTAAAAAAGGCTTCGATCGAGTATCATGCGCCTGCGAAACTTGATGACGAACTGAAACTGGTTGTCGTAGTCGAACGCGTGGGGGGTGCCTCCCTGCAAATCCGACAAGAAGCCTGGCGCCTCCAGGCGGAACACGCGACCTTGCTGGCAGAGGGATTGGTGACCATCGTTTGTGTCGGCAAGGCGAATTTACGTCCTTGCGCCATTCCTGATTCCATGCGTCTGAAACTGAACAATGCCGAATAA
- the tolQ gene encoding protein TolQ, with protein MTVAQDLSFVSLITNASLLVQLVMLLLAAVSLMSWTYIFRKLFAIRSAKTQTEEFERNFWAGGNLNTLYEDAVSNRRRNTGQTGALERIFEAGMSEFNKAKASIAGKGTVDANTLVDGARRAMRAAYQREMDALESHLAFLASVGSVSPYVGLFGTVWGIMNSFRGLANVQQATLAAVAPGIAEALIATAIGLFAAIPAVVAYNRYSHDIDRMAIRFESFVEEFSNILQRQVR; from the coding sequence ATGACAGTTGCACAAGACCTCTCGTTTGTTTCCCTGATTACCAATGCATCACTGCTGGTCCAGCTGGTCATGCTGCTGCTGGCCGCCGTCTCGCTGATGAGCTGGACTTATATTTTCCGCAAGTTGTTTGCCATCCGCAGCGCCAAGACGCAAACCGAAGAATTCGAGCGCAATTTCTGGGCGGGAGGCAATCTTAATACCCTATATGAAGACGCAGTCTCGAATCGTCGACGCAACACCGGCCAGACCGGCGCGCTGGAACGCATTTTCGAGGCAGGCATGAGCGAATTCAACAAGGCCAAGGCAAGCATTGCCGGCAAGGGCACAGTCGACGCCAACACCCTGGTCGATGGCGCGCGGCGCGCCATGCGGGCGGCTTACCAGCGCGAAATGGATGCGCTGGAATCGCATCTGGCATTCCTGGCTTCGGTCGGTTCGGTGTCGCCTTATGTTGGCTTGTTCGGCACCGTCTGGGGCATCATGAATTCCTTCCGCGGTCTGGCGAACGTACAACAGGCCACCCTGGCAGCGGTCGCGCCGGGCATTGCCGAAGCACTGATCGCCACCGCCATCGGCCTGTTCGCGGCGATTCCGGCGGTGGTAGCGTACAACCGCTATTCGCACGACATCGACCGGATGGCGATCCGCTTCGAAAGCTTCGTCGAGGAATTCTCGAATATCCTGCAACGGCAGGTCCGTTAA
- a CDS encoding ExbD/TolR family protein, producing MASSFSGSLRGGRSRKFKSEINVVPYIDVMLVLLVIFMATAPMTDPSVINLPTAGKSAQPPSEYIQVSMKQDGSASVKIGGSGASGAGGTAQSVTTASRTELVATLRDLHAAHPDMPVMIAADKEIKYEEVIQALSEAKKIGITRVGLATR from the coding sequence ATGGCTTCCTCGTTTTCCGGATCGTTGCGCGGCGGCCGTAGCCGCAAGTTCAAGTCTGAAATCAATGTGGTGCCTTACATTGATGTGATGCTGGTCTTGCTGGTGATTTTCATGGCCACCGCGCCCATGACCGATCCGAGCGTGATCAATCTGCCGACTGCCGGCAAGTCGGCCCAGCCGCCCTCGGAATACATCCAGGTATCCATGAAACAGGATGGGTCGGCCTCCGTGAAAATCGGCGGCAGCGGCGCAAGCGGCGCTGGAGGTACTGCCCAGAGCGTGACAACGGCCAGCCGCACTGAACTGGTCGCCACCCTGCGCGACCTGCATGCGGCACACCCCGACATGCCGGTGATGATCGCTGCCGACAAGGAAATCAAGTACGAGGAAGTGATCCAGGCGTTGTCAGAAGCGAAAAAGATCGGCATTACCCGGGTCGGGCTGGCGACCAGATAA
- a CDS encoding cell envelope integrity protein TolA, with protein sequence MADTTPYSVPQEPGRWRAIALAVVVHAALFIFLWIGIRWQSETPVALEAEVWDMETKDAAPQQALPPPVPSKAEPEPEPRPEPEPVSKPEPKHAVKAPVEKPDIALEQERKKKEKAQREEEERIERLARLKEEKEQAEKDKKKELAKKEKADAERKRQDAQEAKLLAQMRQDAQKNLAGPAGSGGSGTAVKSQGMRGDAGYAGKVAAKIKSNTAFSVPPGLEGNPSVEYDVQLFPDGSLRGAPRKVKSSGIPAFDDAVRRAIELSAPFPADKSGAVPSDFPVIHRPKEQ encoded by the coding sequence ATGGCTGACACGACTCCATATTCCGTTCCGCAAGAACCAGGCCGCTGGCGCGCCATCGCGCTGGCGGTGGTGGTGCATGCGGCGCTGTTCATTTTCCTGTGGATCGGTATCCGCTGGCAAAGCGAAACGCCGGTGGCGCTGGAAGCCGAGGTCTGGGATATGGAGACGAAAGACGCCGCCCCGCAGCAGGCTTTGCCGCCGCCAGTGCCGTCCAAGGCGGAACCCGAGCCGGAGCCCAGGCCGGAACCTGAACCCGTCAGCAAGCCCGAACCGAAACACGCGGTAAAAGCCCCCGTGGAAAAACCCGATATCGCGCTCGAGCAAGAGCGCAAGAAAAAAGAAAAGGCGCAACGCGAAGAGGAAGAACGGATCGAGCGCCTGGCCAGGCTGAAGGAAGAAAAGGAACAGGCAGAGAAGGACAAGAAGAAGGAACTGGCGAAAAAAGAAAAGGCAGATGCCGAGAGAAAGCGGCAGGATGCCCAAGAAGCAAAACTGCTGGCCCAAATGCGCCAGGACGCGCAGAAAAACCTCGCTGGCCCCGCCGGCAGTGGCGGCAGCGGCACAGCGGTCAAATCGCAAGGCATGCGCGGCGATGCCGGCTATGCTGGCAAGGTTGCGGCAAAAATCAAGTCGAATACGGCGTTTTCCGTTCCGCCCGGGCTGGAAGGCAACCCTTCGGTGGAATATGATGTGCAGCTATTCCCGGACGGCTCCTTGCGGGGCGCGCCACGCAAGGTGAAATCCTCGGGCATTCCGGCATTCGACGATGCAGTGCGGCGGGCGATCGAATTGTCGGCGCCCTTCCCTGCCGACAAATCCGGTGCTGTACCGTCCGACTTTCCAGTGATCCATCGACCGAAAGAGCAGTAA